The Cellulomonas flavigena DSM 20109 DNA segment CTGGGCAGGGTTCTTCGCCGTGGTCGTTCCCGTGCTCCTCGTGGTCGCCGCGACCGTGGGCGACACGGATCTGCTCCTGCTGTACCTCGGGCTCGTCCTGGTGACGGTGGCCGTGCTCGTCGTCGTGCAGGTCCTGGTGACCCGCCGCTCGGTGCGTCGCGCACTGGTCGTCGCGCTCCCGCAGGGCACGGACGTGCGCGTGGCGGTGACCGGCGAGGAGCTGCAGCAGCGCGGCGCGCTCGGGTCCTCGCAGACGGCGTGGTCCGCGTTCCGGGACGTCCGCGTGCGCGGCGCGGCGGCGGTGCTGCGGCTGCGCGGCTCGTCCGCGTTCGTCGTCCTGCCGTCCGCCCTGCTCACGGACGCCGACCTCGCCGTGATCCGAGCCCGCCTGGGCTGACGCCCGGTCGGCGGGTCCTCGGGTCGTCACGGCGCCTCCCAGGAGCGGGACCGACCCACCGCGGAGCGGGTGGTCGGCCCCGTTCCCGGGACGGCCGGGTGGTCTCAGACGAAGTCGTGGTACGCGGGCAGGTCGAGCACGCCGTTGCCCGAGAGCCCGATGACGATCGTCTCGTCGGTCGTGGCGGCGCGCGCGTGCGCGATCGCCCCGGCGACCGCGTGTGTCGACTCGGGCGCCGGGATGATCCCCTCGGCGCGCGCGAACTCGATGCCCGCGGCGAACGCGTCCTCCTGCTCGACCGCGATCGCCTCCATCAGCCCCAGCGCGTAGGCGTGCGACACCATCGGCGCCATGCCGTGGTAGCGCAGGCCGCCCGCGTGGATGGGCGGCGGGACGAAGTCCTTGCCGAGCGTGTGCATCTTCAGCAGCGGCGTGAGACCCGCGACGTCGCCGAAGTCGTACCGGTACTCGCCCTGCGTCATCGACGGGCACGCCGCCGGCTCGCACGCGACGACGCGCGTCGTGGCGCCGTCGCGCAGGTTGCGGCCGATGAACGGGAACGACAGCCCGCCCAGGTTCGACCCGCCGCCGGCGCAGCCGAACACGACGTCCGCGGTCTCGCCGATCTCGTCGAGCTGCGTGAGTGCCTCCTGCCCGATCACGCTCTGGTGCAGCAGCACGTGGTTGAGCACCGACCCGAGCGCGTAGTGCGCCTTGGGGTCCTGTGCCGCGACCTCGACCGCCTCGCTGATCGCCATCCCCAGGGAGCCCGTGGTGGTGGGGTCGGCGGCGAGCATGGCGCGCCCCGCCGCGGTGAGGTCCGAGGGCGACGGGTGGCACGTCGCGCCGTACGTCTCCATCTGCATGCGACGGTACGGCTTGGCGTCGTACGACGCACGGACCTGCCACACCTCGAGGTCCAGGCCCAGGAGCGAGCATGCCATCGACAGCGACGCACCCCACTGGCCGGCGCCCGTCTCGGTCGTGAGCCTGGTGATGCCCTCGACGGCGTTGTAGTAGGCCTGGGCCACAGCCGTGTTGGGCTTGTGCGACCCGGCGGGCGAGACGCCCTCGTACTTGTAGTAGATCCTCGCGGGGGTGCCGAGCGCGCGCTCCAGGCGCAGCGCCCGCACGAGCGGTGACGGCCGCCACAGCGCGTAGATCTCCCGCACGGTCTGCGGGATCTCGACCCAGCGCTCGGTGGAGACCTCCTGGCCGATGAGCGCCATGGGGAACAGCGGTGCGAGGTCCTCCGGGGTGAGGGGCTCGCGCGTGCCGGGGTGCAGCGCGGGCGGGCACGGCTCGGGCAGGTCGGCGGCGAGGTTGTACCAGTGGGTCGGCACGGCCGAGGGCACCACGGTGCCGACCGGGTCGGTCAGGGCAGCGGGTCGGGGCGTGTCGGGGGAGGTGGTCATGTCGCCTCGCAGGTTCGGGCGCTCGCGCGCGCGGCATCGGTGCCGGGGGCGCCGCGTCGTCTCCGCCGTCGGCGACCCGCAGCGCGAGCGTAACCGCCGCACCCTCGTGGCCTGTGGCGCCGTTGGTCCCATGGGGTGACCCGCAGGGTGGGAGTCCGCCACGCGAGACCGCGTGGCGGACCGCCCTGGCGCGGGGTCTAGGGTCGGGACCGAGACACGGGGTGCCCTGTACCGAGCAGGGCTGAGATCACACCCGTCGAACCTGATCTCGTTCGTACGAGCGAAGGGATGTCCTCCATGACGTCTGCCCTCCCTGCCCACCCTGCCGATCTCGCGGTGGCGTGCGGCGCCGCCCTCGACGACCTGCGGACGCGTACACCGCTGGTCCAGTGCCTCACCAACGAGGTGACGACCAACCTCGTCGCCAACGCGCTGCTCGCCGTCGGCGCCTCACCGGCGATGGCGAGCGTGCCGGGTGAGGCCGAGGAGCTCGCGGGCGCGGCCGGTGCCGTGCTCGTGAACCTCGGCACGCCCGGACCCGACCAGCGCGCGAGCATGGGCGCGACCGTCGCCGCTGCCTCCGGGGCCGGTGTGCCGTGGGTCCTCGACCCCGTCGCCGTCGGCGTGCTCGCCGTGCGCACGCGGCTCGCGGGCCACCTGCTGGCCGAGCGACCCGCGGTGGTCCGGGGCAACGCGAGCGAGGTGCGTGCGCTCGCGGGCTTCGTGTCCGCAGGACGTGGCGTGGACGCGCGCGACGACGTGGAGGCCGCGGCCGACGCGGCCGACGCGCTCGCCCGGCTCACCGGCGGGGCCGTCGCGGTCTCGGGGCCGGTCGACCTCGTGAGCGACGCGCGGGGCCAGGTGCGCCTGGCCGTCGGCGACCCCCTGCTCACGGCGGTCACGGGCGCCGGGTGCGCGCTCGGCGGGCTCGTCGCGGCGTTCACCGCGGTGGCGCCGGCCCGCACGGCGGCCGTCGCGGCGACGACCGCCCTGGGTCTCGCGGCCGAGCGGGCCGCGCGAGGCGCACGCGGCCCCGCGTCGTTCCAGGTCGGTCTCGTCGACGAGCTGTACCGGCTGACGCCCGCGGACCTCGCGGCACGTGTCGGGACGGCGCAGCAGGTGGGGGTGCCGGCATGAGCGCGCTGCCCTGCGGGATCTACCTCGTCCTCGACGCCGACGTGTGCACCCGCGCCGGGCACGACCCTGCAGGGGTCGCGGTCGCGGCGGTGCGCGCAGGCGTCGGCACCGTGCAGGTACGCGCCAAGCGCGCGGGCGTGCGCGACCTCGTCGCCCTGACGGTGGCGGTCGCGGACGCGCTGCGCGGGTCGCCGCCGGCCGCTCTCGTCGTCGACGACCGCGTCGACGTCGCCCTGGCCGCCCGGGCGCGCGGTGCCCGGGTCGACGGCGTGCACGTCGGACGTCACGACCTCGAGACCGCCGACGCCCGCGCGCTGCTCGGCCCCGACGCGCTGGTCGGGGTGTCGGCGGCGCGGCCCGAGCACATGGCGGCCGCGGTCGGTGCCGACCACGTCGGTAGTGGTCCGGTGCGGCTCACGCCCACCAAGCCGGAGGCGGGGCCGGCGATCGGGTTCGACGGGCTGCGGGCGGCCGTGGTCGCGGCCGACGGGCGCCCCGTCGTCGCGATCGGGGGGCTCGGCGCCGCCGACGCCCCCGCGCTGCGCGCCGCGGGCGTCCACGCGATGGCGGTGGTGAGCGCGGTGTGCGCGGCACCCGACCCCGGCGGCGCCGCCGCACGGCTGGTCGCGGCGTGGCAGCAGGTCCCGGCGGTGGCCCGGTGAGCGCCGCGAGCCGCGTCCGGGTCCTCTCGGTCGCGGGCACGGACCCGACCGGTGGTGCCGGCGTGCACGCCGACCTCAAGTCGTTCGCGGCGCACGGCGCGTACGGCATGGCGGTCGTCACGGCGCTCGTCGCGCAGAACACGCACGGCGTGCGTGCGGTGCACGTGCCCGACGTGACCTTCCTGCGTGCCCAGCTCGACGCGGTGAGCGACGACGTGACGGTCGACGCCGTGAAGATCGGCATGCTGGGCACGCGCGCTGTCGCCGACGAGGTCGCGTCGTGGCTGACCCGCACGCGGCCGCCCGTGGTCGTGCTCGACCCGGTGATGGTCGCGACGAGCGGGGACCGGCTGCTCGACGCCGATGCCGAGCACGCCGTGCGCGCGCTCGTCGCGCACGCCGACCTCGTGACGCCCAATCTCCCGGAGCTCGGGGTGCTGCTCGGCGAGCCGACGGCCACGACGTGGACGGACGCCGTCCGCCAGGCGCGCCGGCTCGCGCGTGACGCGGGCGTCACGGTGCTGCTCAAGGGCGGTCACCTCGACGGCGACGCGAGCCCCGACGCCGTCGTCGACGCGACGACCGTCACGGAGCTGGACGCGCCGCGCGTCGCGACGACGAGCACGCACGGCACGGGGTGCTCGCTGTCCGCCGCGGTCGCGGCGCTGCGTCCGCGGCGCCCGGACTGGGTCACGGCCGTGCGTGAGGCCAAGGAGTGGCTGACGGGGGCCATCGCCGCGGGCGAGGCGCTCGCCGTCGGCTCGGGCCGCGGGCCGGTCGACCACCTGCACCACGCGCCCGGCCTGGGCGCGCGCCCGTTCAGCGCCGAGGCGTGGGACCACGTGGCCGACCTGCGAGCCGCGTGCGACGACCTGCCGTTCGTGCGCGGGCTCGCGGACGGGACGCTGCGGGTGGAGGAGTTCGAGCAGTACCTGTACCAGGACGCGCTGTACCTCGCGCAGTACTCACGCGTCCTCGCGCGGGCCAGCCAGCTGGCGACCGAGCCCGCGGCGCAGGCGTTCTTCGCACGTGGCGCGTCGCGCTGCCTCGAGGTCGAGACGCGCCTGCACGAGGACCGTCTGGCCCGCGCCGGGCACCGGTGGTCCGGCCCGGCGAGCACCGCCACCACCGCGTACGTCGACCACCTGCTCGCGGTGGCGGCCACGGGCTCGTACGCCGAGGTGGTCGCCGCGGTGCTGCCGTGCTACTGGCTCTACGCCGACATCGGGGCGCGCGTCCTGGCGCGTGCGGGCGACCTCTCCACCCACCCGTACCGCGACTGGGTCGGCACGTACGGCGACCCGGAGTTCGCCGCCGCGACGGCCGACGCGTGCGCGTTCGCGGACGCGGCCGCCCGGGACGTCGGGGCCGGGACGCGTGCGCGCATGCTCGCGGCGTTCACGACGTCGTGCGCGCACGAGGTGGCGTTCTTCGACCAGGTGCGGGCCGGCGCCGGGCGCGGCGCCCCGGTGGCGGTGGGGGCCGCGTCCGCCTGAGGACCGCCGCAGGGGTGTCGCACCGAGCGTCGGTCGTGGCAGGGTGTGGCGCCGTGACCCCCACGACGACGCCCGGGACGACGTCCGCAGCACCGCGCCCGGTCTGGGCCGACGTGACCGCCGTCGTGCTCGACGTCGGCGAGACGCTCGTCGACGAGTCGCGCCTGTGGCTGCGGGCGGCGCAGGAGGTCGGCGTCACCCCGCTGACGCTCATGGCGGTCCTCGGCGCGCTGACCGAGCGCGGTGAGCCGCACCACCACGTGTGGGAGGCGGTCGGTGTCGAGCCGCCGACGACCCCGTCGGAGATCCTGCCCGAGGACCTGTACCCCGACGCGCTGCCGGCGCTGGGTGCGCTGCGCGCGGCCGGCTACGTGGTCGCCGTCGCGGGGAACCAGCCGGCACGAGCGGAGCAGCAGCTCCGGGAGGCCGGGGTCGAGGTCGACATGATCGCGACGTCGGCGCGCTGGGGAGTCGCGAAGCCGTCGCCGGCGTTCTTCGCGCGCGTCGTCACGGACCTCGGGCTCACGCCGGCCGACGTGCTGTACGTCGGTGACCGTCTCGACAACGACGTCCTGCCGGCGCGTGCCCTCGGGATGCGCACGGCGTTCGTGCGACGCGGACCGTGGGGTCACGTGCAGGCGCGGCGTCCGGACGCAGCGCTCGCGGACGTCCGGGTCGGCTCGTTGCGTGAGCTCGCCGCGCGCATGCTCGGCGTGGGTTGAGGCCGGGCGGACCGGTCACCGTCAGGCGGCGAGCAGGTCCCGCAGCTCGAGCAGCGGCCGGGCGTCGGCCGGTTCCTCGGCCGTCCACGCCACCGCCCCCACGCGCTGCTCGACGAGGCGCTCGCCCAGCAGCGCGTCGAGCAGCAGGAACGTGATCTGGCCGCGCGCCTGGTCGGGCAGGTCCCTGAACACCGGGTGCCACGTCTCGACGTCGACGAGGTCGCCGCGCGGCGTCAGCACGGCGCGCACGTCGCACAACGCGAGCCGCCCGTGCCCGAGGTCGACGGCGACCCCCTCGGGCTCCGCGACCGGCCGCCGCCAGGTGTCGTACTCGAACGCGTCGTCGGCCGGCGGTGCGGCGGCGAGCCAGCGGTCCGCGACCTCGCGCAGGCCGGGGTCGCCGGCGGCCGTCACGACCAGCACGTGCCGCGCGGTGCGTCCGGTGCCGGTCTCGAAGTCGAGGTCAGGGTGGATCGCACGGATGCGGGGGACCAGGTCGTCGGCCACCGGCCGCGGGTCCGCACGCTCGTCGAACACCGCCGCGGCGCGGGCCCGACCCTCGGCCACCCACCACTGCCAGAACGTGGCGATCGCCTCGTCCTGCCGGAGGAGGACGGCCTGCGGGTCGGCGCGGCGCCGGAAGAAGCCCATCGCCGCAGGCTAGGGCTCAGCACGTGCCGTCGGTGCAGACGTCACCCGTCTGCGCCACGACGAGCGGGTTGGCCTCGCGCCACCCGGCCTCGAGCAGCTGCGTGAGCACGGCCGCCGGCTGCGCACCGGAGACGGCGTACCTGCGGTCCACGACGAAGAACGGCACCCCCGTGACGCCGAGCTCGCGGGCCGTCGCGAGGTCCTCGCGGACGGCGTCCGCGGCGTCGTCGCCCGCGAGGGCCGCGGCGACGCGCGCGCCGTCCCAGCCGTGGGCCGCGAAGCCCGCCTCCGCTGCCAGCGCGACGAGTGCGCCGTCCGCACCGAGGTCGACGCCGCGCTCGAAGTGCGCCGAGAACAGCGCCTCGGTCGTCGCGTCCACGAGCGCGGCGCCGCCGGCCTCACGCGCGAGGTGCAGCAGGCGGTGCGCGTCGAAGGTGTTGAACGCCAGCGTCCGCTCGAAGTCGTAGCGCAGCCCGTCCGTCGCGGCGACGGCCGTGACGTGCGCGAACATCTGCTGCACCTGGTCGCGTGGCAGCCCCTTCATCTCGGCCAGGGCGTCGATCTCGGGCCGGCCGGGTCCCACGGGCGCCTCGGGGGACAGCTGGTACGAGCGCCACACGACCTCGACGTGGTCGCGGTGCGCGAACCCGCGCAGCGCGGCCGTGAACCGGCGCTTGCCGATGAAGCACCACGGGCAGGCGACGTCGGACCACACCTCGACGGTGACGGTGCGGGGCGGGGCGGCGAACGTGGAGGTGTCGATCGTCACGGGAGCAGCAGGACCTTTCCGGTGGTGGCACGCCCTTCGAGGGCGCGGTGGGCCTCGGCCGCGTCGGCCAGGGGGTACGTCGCGCCGACGTGCACGTCGAGGGCGCCGGCGCGCACGGCGTCGAAGAGCTCGGTGGCACGCCACCGGAGCTCCTCGGGGGTGGCGACGTGGTCGCCGAGGGTGGGGCGCGTGACGTAGAGCGAGCCGGCGGCGTTGAGGCGCTGCAGGTCGACCGGCGGCACCTGCCCGGACGCGCCGCCGAAGAGCACGAGCGTGCCGCGCCGCGCGAGCGACGCGAGCGACGCGTCGAACGTGTCGCGGCCGACGCCGTCGTAGACGACGTGGACGCCGCGCCCGCCGGTGAGGTCGCGCACCAGCGCGGGCAGCTCGGTGGTGACGTCCGACAGCTCGCGGTAGCGGATGACGTCGGCCGCACCGGAGGCGCGCGCGAGGGTCTCCTTGTCCGCCGAGCCGACGGTGGAGATCACGCGCGCCCCGCGCGCCGCAGCGAGCTGCGTGGCGAGCAGGCCGACCCCGCCGGCGCCGGCGTGCAGCAGGACGTCGTGGCCCGCGGCGACGGGGAAGGTGGACGCGACCAGGTAGTGGGCTGTGAGGCCCTGCAGGGGCAGTGCGGCGGCGGTCGCGTCGTCGACCCCGGCCGGGACGACGAGCGCGTCGGCCTCCTTGACGGCCACGAGCTCGGCGTACGACCCGGCCGCGGACGACCACGCGACGCGGTCCCCCGGGGCCAGCGTCGTGACGTCCGCACCGACCGCGACGACCTCGCCGGCGCCCTCGGACCCCACGACGTGCGGGAACGGCATACGGTAGACACCGCTGCGCCGGTAGGTGTCGATGAAGTTCACGCCGGCCGCCGCGACGCGCACGACGACCTCGTCGGGCCGCGGCTCGGGGGCGGGGACGTCGGTGACCTGCAGGACCTCGGGGCCACCGGCACGGGTGGCGACCACAGCGCGCATGCCTCCCGCAACCACGCGGGGGACGCCCGCTGTTCCCGGCCACCCTTGGTATTTGTCTGCAGTCGACTGTATGTTCATGCACATGACGTTCACGGTGGCGGTGGCCGGAGCCAGCGGGTACGCAGGTGGCGAGATCCTGCGCCTGCTCCTCGACCACCCGGAGGTCCGCATCGGCACGCTCACCGCGCACTCCAACGCGGGCACCCCGCTGGGCGCGCACCACCCGCACCTGCGCGCGCTCGCCGATCGCGTCCTGGAGCCCACCACCCCGCAGGCGCTCGCGGGCCACGACGTCGTCGTCCTCGCGCTGCCGCACGGCGCGAGCGGCCAGGTCGCGGCCGAGCTTGAGGCGCTGGGCGAGGACCCCGTCGTGCTCGACCTGGGTGCCGACCACCGCCTCGTGGACGCCGCCGACTGGGAGGCGTACTACGGCAGCCCGCACGCCGGCACGTGGACGTACGGCCTGCCGGAGCTGGTCGTCGGGGACACGCACCAGCGCGCGCGCCTCGTCGACGCGCGCCGCATCGCCGTCCCCGGGTGCAACGTCACCGCCGTCACTCTGGGCCTGCAGCCCGGGGTCGCCGCCGGCCTGCTCGACACCACCGACCTCGTCGCCGTCCTCGCGGTCGGCTACTCCGGCGCCGGCAAGTCGCTCAAGCCGCACCTGCTGGCCTCCGAGGCGCTCGGTTCCGCCGCGCCGTACGCGGTCGGCGGCACGCACCGGCACGTCCCCGAGATCGCCCAGAACCTGCGCAGCGCCGGCGCGGGCGACGTCCGCACGTCGTTCACGCCCGTCCTCGTGCCGATGTCCCGCGGCATCCTCGCGACCGCCACGGCACGGCTCGCGCCCGGCGTCGAGGCCGACGACGACGCGCTGCGCGAGGTCTGGACCGCCGCGTACGCCGACGAGCCCTTCGTCGAGGTGCTGCCCGCCGGCCAGTGGCCGACCACCGCCATGACCGCCGGCGCCAACACCGCACTCGTGCAGATCGCCCACGACGCGCGCGTCGGACGCGTCGTC contains these protein-coding regions:
- a CDS encoding TrpB-like pyridoxal phosphate-dependent enzyme, which gives rise to MTTSPDTPRPAALTDPVGTVVPSAVPTHWYNLAADLPEPCPPALHPGTREPLTPEDLAPLFPMALIGQEVSTERWVEIPQTVREIYALWRPSPLVRALRLERALGTPARIYYKYEGVSPAGSHKPNTAVAQAYYNAVEGITRLTTETGAGQWGASLSMACSLLGLDLEVWQVRASYDAKPYRRMQMETYGATCHPSPSDLTAAGRAMLAADPTTTGSLGMAISEAVEVAAQDPKAHYALGSVLNHVLLHQSVIGQEALTQLDEIGETADVVFGCAGGGSNLGGLSFPFIGRNLRDGATTRVVACEPAACPSMTQGEYRYDFGDVAGLTPLLKMHTLGKDFVPPPIHAGGLRYHGMAPMVSHAYALGLMEAIAVEQEDAFAAGIEFARAEGIIPAPESTHAVAGAIAHARAATTDETIVIGLSGNGVLDLPAYHDFV
- the thiM gene encoding hydroxyethylthiazole kinase, whose translation is MTSALPAHPADLAVACGAALDDLRTRTPLVQCLTNEVTTNLVANALLAVGASPAMASVPGEAEELAGAAGAVLVNLGTPGPDQRASMGATVAAASGAGVPWVLDPVAVGVLAVRTRLAGHLLAERPAVVRGNASEVRALAGFVSAGRGVDARDDVEAAADAADALARLTGGAVAVSGPVDLVSDARGQVRLAVGDPLLTAVTGAGCALGGLVAAFTAVAPARTAAVAATTALGLAAERAARGARGPASFQVGLVDELYRLTPADLAARVGTAQQVGVPA
- a CDS encoding thiamine phosphate synthase, with the protein product MSALPCGIYLVLDADVCTRAGHDPAGVAVAAVRAGVGTVQVRAKRAGVRDLVALTVAVADALRGSPPAALVVDDRVDVALAARARGARVDGVHVGRHDLETADARALLGPDALVGVSAARPEHMAAAVGADHVGSGPVRLTPTKPEAGPAIGFDGLRAAVVAADGRPVVAIGGLGAADAPALRAAGVHAMAVVSAVCAAPDPGGAAARLVAAWQQVPAVAR
- the thiD gene encoding bifunctional hydroxymethylpyrimidine kinase/phosphomethylpyrimidine kinase — encoded protein: MSAASRVRVLSVAGTDPTGGAGVHADLKSFAAHGAYGMAVVTALVAQNTHGVRAVHVPDVTFLRAQLDAVSDDVTVDAVKIGMLGTRAVADEVASWLTRTRPPVVVLDPVMVATSGDRLLDADAEHAVRALVAHADLVTPNLPELGVLLGEPTATTWTDAVRQARRLARDAGVTVLLKGGHLDGDASPDAVVDATTVTELDAPRVATTSTHGTGCSLSAAVAALRPRRPDWVTAVREAKEWLTGAIAAGEALAVGSGRGPVDHLHHAPGLGARPFSAEAWDHVADLRAACDDLPFVRGLADGTLRVEEFEQYLYQDALYLAQYSRVLARASQLATEPAAQAFFARGASRCLEVETRLHEDRLARAGHRWSGPASTATTAYVDHLLAVAATGSYAEVVAAVLPCYWLYADIGARVLARAGDLSTHPYRDWVGTYGDPEFAAATADACAFADAAARDVGAGTRARMLAAFTTSCAHEVAFFDQVRAGAGRGAPVAVGAASA
- a CDS encoding HAD family hydrolase, which encodes MTPTTTPGTTSAAPRPVWADVTAVVLDVGETLVDESRLWLRAAQEVGVTPLTLMAVLGALTERGEPHHHVWEAVGVEPPTTPSEILPEDLYPDALPALGALRAAGYVVAVAGNQPARAEQQLREAGVEVDMIATSARWGVAKPSPAFFARVVTDLGLTPADVLYVGDRLDNDVLPARALGMRTAFVRRGPWGHVQARRPDAALADVRVGSLRELAARMLGVG
- a CDS encoding DsbA family oxidoreductase is translated as MTIDTSTFAAPPRTVTVEVWSDVACPWCFIGKRRFTAALRGFAHRDHVEVVWRSYQLSPEAPVGPGRPEIDALAEMKGLPRDQVQQMFAHVTAVAATDGLRYDFERTLAFNTFDAHRLLHLAREAGGAALVDATTEALFSAHFERGVDLGADGALVALAAEAGFAAHGWDGARVAAALAGDDAADAVREDLATARELGVTGVPFFVVDRRYAVSGAQPAAVLTQLLEAGWREANPLVVAQTGDVCTDGTC
- a CDS encoding quinone oxidoreductase family protein; its protein translation is MRAVVATRAGGPEVLQVTDVPAPEPRPDEVVVRVAAAGVNFIDTYRRSGVYRMPFPHVVGSEGAGEVVAVGADVTTLAPGDRVAWSSAAGSYAELVAVKEADALVVPAGVDDATAAALPLQGLTAHYLVASTFPVAAGHDVLLHAGAGGVGLLATQLAAARGARVISTVGSADKETLARASGAADVIRYRELSDVTTELPALVRDLTGGRGVHVVYDGVGRDTFDASLASLARRGTLVLFGGASGQVPPVDLQRLNAAGSLYVTRPTLGDHVATPEELRWRATELFDAVRAGALDVHVGATYPLADAAEAHRALEGRATTGKVLLLP
- the argC gene encoding N-acetyl-gamma-glutamyl-phosphate reductase → MHMTFTVAVAGASGYAGGEILRLLLDHPEVRIGTLTAHSNAGTPLGAHHPHLRALADRVLEPTTPQALAGHDVVVLALPHGASGQVAAELEALGEDPVVLDLGADHRLVDAADWEAYYGSPHAGTWTYGLPELVVGDTHQRARLVDARRIAVPGCNVTAVTLGLQPGVAAGLLDTTDLVAVLAVGYSGAGKSLKPHLLASEALGSAAPYAVGGTHRHVPEIAQNLRSAGAGDVRTSFTPVLVPMSRGILATATARLAPGVEADDDALREVWTAAYADEPFVEVLPAGQWPTTAMTAGANTALVQIAHDARVGRVVTVTAIDNLVKGTAGGAVQSLNLALGLPETLGLPRNGVAP